A genomic stretch from Vibrio neptunius includes:
- the rplK gene encoding 50S ribosomal protein L11: MAKKVEAYIKLQVAAGMANPSPPVGPALGQHGVNIMEFCKAFNAKTESIEKGLPTPVVITVYNDRSFTFITKTPPAAVLLKKAAGVKSGSGRPNTEKVGTVTDAQIQEIAETKAADMTGADIEAMKRSIAGTARSMGLVVEG, from the coding sequence ATGGCTAAGAAAGTTGAAGCTTACATCAAGCTGCAAGTTGCTGCTGGTATGGCAAACCCAAGTCCACCAGTTGGTCCTGCTCTAGGTCAACACGGTGTAAACATCATGGAATTCTGTAAAGCGTTTAACGCGAAAACAGAATCTATCGAGAAAGGTCTACCGACTCCTGTTGTTATCACTGTATACAACGACCGTTCTTTCACGTTCATCACTAAGACTCCACCTGCTGCAGTTCTTCTTAAGAAAGCGGCTGGCGTTAAGTCTGGTTCAGGTCGTCCAAACACTGAAAAAGTGGGTACAGTAACTGACGCTCAAATCCAAGAAATCGCAGAAACTAAAGCTGCTGATATGACTGGTGCTGACATCGAAGCAATGAAGCGTTCAATCGCTGGTACTGCTCGTTCAATGGGCCTAGTGGTAGAGGGTTAA
- the rplJ gene encoding 50S ribosomal protein L10, with protein sequence MALNLQDKKAIVAEVNEAASGALSAVVADSRGVEVGAMTSLRKQAREAGVYVRVVRNTLMRRAVEGTDYECLTDTFTGPTLIAFSNEHPGAAARLFKDFAKENTDFEIKAAAFEGALTDAEVLATLPTYDEAIARLMMCMKEASAGKLVRTIAALRDQKEEAAA encoded by the coding sequence ATGGCTTTAAACCTTCAAGACAAAAAAGCAATTGTTGCTGAAGTCAACGAAGCTGCCAGTGGTGCACTTTCTGCAGTTGTAGCTGACTCTCGTGGCGTTGAAGTGGGCGCGATGACTTCTCTACGTAAACAAGCTCGTGAAGCGGGTGTTTATGTACGAGTTGTTCGTAACACACTTATGCGTCGTGCGGTTGAAGGTACTGACTACGAGTGTCTAACAGACACTTTCACTGGTCCTACTCTAATCGCATTCTCTAACGAGCACCCAGGTGCTGCAGCGCGTCTTTTCAAAGACTTCGCTAAAGAGAACACTGACTTCGAGATCAAAGCTGCTGCATTTGAAGGCGCGCTAACTGACGCTGAAGTACTAGCGACACTACCAACTTACGACGAAGCTATTGCACGCCTAATGATGTGCATGAAAGAAGCTTCTGCTGGCAAGCTGGTTCGCACTATCGCTGCACTACGCGATCAAAAAGAAGAAGCTGCGGCGTAA
- the nusG gene encoding transcription termination/antitermination protein NusG, which translates to MSEAPKKRWYVVQAFSGFEGRVAQSLREHIKMHGMEELFGEVLVPTEEVVEMRAGQRRKSERKFFPGYVLVQMIMNDESWHLVRSVPRVMGFIGGTSDRPAPITDKEADAILNRLEKASESPRPRTMYEAGEVVRVTDGPFADFNGTVEEVDYEKSRMKVSVSIFGRATPVELEFGQVEKLD; encoded by the coding sequence ATGAGTGAAGCTCCTAAAAAACGTTGGTATGTAGTGCAAGCCTTCTCTGGATTTGAAGGCCGTGTAGCGCAGTCTCTTCGTGAGCATATCAAAATGCATGGCATGGAAGAGCTATTTGGTGAAGTTCTCGTCCCTACTGAAGAAGTAGTGGAAATGCGTGCAGGCCAACGTCGAAAGTCTGAGCGTAAGTTCTTCCCAGGTTACGTCCTCGTTCAAATGATTATGAACGATGAATCATGGCACTTAGTACGTAGTGTGCCGCGTGTCATGGGCTTCATTGGTGGTACCTCTGACCGTCCAGCTCCTATCACTGATAAAGAAGCTGATGCTATCCTCAACCGTCTTGAGAAAGCGAGTGAGTCTCCTCGTCCACGTACTATGTACGAAGCGGGCGAAGTAGTGCGTGTTACTGACGGTCCATTTGCTGACTTCAACGGTACAGTTGAAGAAGTGGATTATGAGAAGAGCCGCATGAAAGTGTCTGTATCGATCTTTGGTCGAGCAACACCAGTTGAGCTTGAATTTGGTCAGGTTGAAAAACTGGACTAA
- the secE gene encoding preprotein translocase subunit SecE — MKANNAETPESSNGADFFKWIVTFVLLVAAVVGNYLYGEMSVVIRAAGVVVLIAAALGAAATTTKGKAAIEFAKESRMEVRKVVWPTRQETMQTTLIVLAVSIVMALALWGIDGIMVRLVNFVTGV; from the coding sequence ATGAAAGCAAATAATGCTGAAACTCCTGAAAGCTCAAATGGCGCAGATTTCTTCAAGTGGATTGTCACTTTTGTTCTGCTAGTTGCCGCTGTTGTGGGTAATTACCTGTATGGTGAAATGTCTGTAGTGATTCGCGCTGCAGGTGTTGTTGTACTGATTGCTGCGGCACTTGGTGCTGCTGCTACAACAACAAAAGGTAAAGCTGCGATTGAGTTCGCTAAAGAATCTCGTATGGAAGTTCGCAAAGTGGTTTGGCCAACACGCCAAGAAACTATGCAAACTACTTTGATCGTTTTAGCTGTAAGTATAGTAATGGCTCTAGCACTTTGGGGCATCGACGGCATTATGGTTCGTCTTGTCAACTTTGTGACTGGGGTATAG
- the tuf gene encoding elongation factor Tu, whose protein sequence is MSKEKFERTKPHVNVGTIGHVDHGKTTLTAAICTTLAKVYGGEAKDFASIDNAPEERERGITIATSHVEYDTPTRHYAHVDCPGHADYVKNMITGAAQMDGGILVVAATDGPMPQTREHILLGRQVGIPYIIVFMNKCDMVDDEELLELVEMEVRELLSEYDFPGDDLPVIQGSALGALNGEKQWEDKIVELAEALDSYIPEPERAVDQPFLLPIEDVFSIQGRGTVVTGRIERGILTVGDEVEIVGIKETTTTTCTGVEMFRKLLDEGRAGENVGALLRGTKRDEVERGQVLAAPKSINPHTKFESEVYVLSKDEGGRHTPFFKGYRPQFYFRTTDVTGDISLPEGVEMVMPGDNIQMQVELIAPIAMDEGLRFAIREGGRTVGAGVVAKIFD, encoded by the coding sequence ATGTCTAAAGAAAAATTTGAACGTACGAAACCGCACGTAAACGTTGGTACTATCGGCCACGTTGACCACGGTAAAACAACTCTAACTGCTGCAATCTGTACAACTCTTGCTAAAGTGTACGGCGGTGAAGCGAAAGACTTCGCATCTATCGATAACGCTCCAGAAGAGCGTGAGCGCGGTATCACAATCGCAACATCTCACGTTGAGTACGACACTCCAACTCGTCACTACGCACACGTAGACTGTCCAGGACACGCGGATTATGTTAAAAACATGATCACAGGTGCTGCACAGATGGACGGTGGTATCCTAGTTGTTGCTGCGACAGATGGCCCAATGCCACAAACTCGTGAGCACATCCTACTAGGCCGTCAGGTTGGTATCCCATACATCATCGTATTCATGAACAAATGTGACATGGTTGACGATGAAGAGCTACTAGAGCTAGTAGAAATGGAAGTTCGTGAACTTCTATCTGAGTACGACTTCCCAGGTGATGACCTACCAGTTATCCAAGGTTCTGCACTAGGCGCACTAAACGGCGAGAAGCAGTGGGAAGACAAGATCGTTGAGCTTGCTGAAGCACTAGACTCTTACATCCCAGAGCCAGAGCGTGCAGTAGACCAACCATTCCTACTACCAATCGAAGACGTATTCTCAATCCAAGGTCGTGGTACAGTAGTAACTGGTCGTATCGAGCGCGGTATCCTAACAGTAGGTGATGAAGTCGAAATCGTAGGTATTAAAGAAACTACAACAACGACTTGTACTGGTGTTGAAATGTTCCGTAAGCTTCTAGACGAAGGTCGTGCGGGTGAGAACGTTGGTGCCCTTCTACGTGGTACTAAGCGTGACGAAGTAGAGCGTGGTCAAGTACTAGCGGCTCCTAAGTCAATCAACCCACACACTAAGTTCGAATCAGAAGTATACGTACTGTCTAAAGATGAAGGTGGTCGTCACACTCCATTCTTCAAAGGCTACCGTCCACAGTTCTACTTCCGTACAACTGACGTAACTGGTGATATCTCTCTACCAGAAGGCGTAGAAATGGTAATGCCTGGCGACAACATCCAAATGCAAGTAGAGCTAATCGCTCCAATCGCAATGGATGAAGGTCTACGTTTCGCTATCCGTGAAGGTGGCCGTACAGTAGGTGCTGGTGTTGTTGCTAAGATCTTCGACTAA
- the rplL gene encoding 50S ribosomal protein L7/L12: protein MSITNEQILDAVAEMSVMQVVELIEAMEEKFGVSAAAAVVAGGAAGGEAAAEQTEFDVILESAGGNKVAVIKAVRGATGLGLKEAKALVDGAPAPLKEGIEKDEAEALKAQLEEAGASVTVK from the coding sequence ATGTCTATTACTAACGAGCAAATCCTAGACGCAGTTGCAGAAATGTCTGTAATGCAAGTTGTTGAACTAATCGAAGCAATGGAAGAGAAATTCGGTGTTTCTGCTGCTGCTGCTGTTGTAGCTGGCGGCGCTGCTGGTGGCGAAGCTGCTGCTGAGCAAACTGAATTCGACGTAATCCTAGAATCTGCTGGCGGTAACAAAGTTGCTGTAATCAAAGCAGTACGTGGCGCAACTGGCCTAGGTCTTAAAGAAGCTAAAGCTCTAGTAGACGGCGCACCTGCACCTCTAAAAGAAGGCATCGAGAAAGATGAAGCTGAAGCTCTTAAAGCTCAGCTAGAAGAAGCTGGTGCAAGTGTTACTGTTAAGTAA
- the rplA gene encoding 50S ribosomal protein L1, which produces MAKLTKRMRVIREKVDVTKEYEINEAVALLQELATAKFVESVDVAVNLGIDARKSDQNVRGATVLPHGTGREIRVAVFTQGANAEAAKEAGADIVGMEDLAEQVKKGEMNFDVVVASPDAMRVVGQLGTILGPRGLMPNPKVGTVTPNVAEAVKNAKAGQVRYRNDKNGIIHTTIGKANFSAEQIKENLEALLVALKKAKPSSAKGTFLQKVSISTTMGAGVAVDQTSLNTLAS; this is translated from the coding sequence ATGGCTAAACTAACTAAGCGCATGCGCGTTATCCGCGAAAAAGTTGACGTAACTAAAGAATACGAAATCAACGAAGCTGTCGCTCTTCTTCAAGAACTAGCGACTGCTAAATTCGTTGAGTCTGTAGACGTTGCTGTTAACCTAGGCATCGATGCTCGTAAATCTGACCAGAACGTACGTGGTGCAACTGTACTACCTCACGGTACTGGCCGCGAAATCCGCGTTGCAGTGTTCACTCAAGGTGCAAACGCTGAAGCAGCTAAAGAAGCTGGCGCAGACATCGTTGGCATGGAAGATCTTGCTGAGCAAGTTAAGAAAGGCGAAATGAACTTCGACGTAGTTGTTGCTTCTCCAGATGCAATGCGCGTTGTAGGTCAACTAGGTACTATCCTAGGTCCTCGCGGTCTTATGCCAAACCCTAAAGTTGGTACTGTAACTCCTAACGTTGCTGAAGCGGTTAAGAACGCTAAAGCTGGTCAGGTTCGTTACCGTAACGACAAAAACGGCATCATCCACACTACTATCGGTAAAGCAAACTTCTCTGCTGAGCAGATCAAAGAGAACCTAGAAGCACTTCTAGTGGCTCTGAAGAAAGCTAAGCCGTCTTCTGCTAAGGGTACATTCCTGCAGAAAGTAAGCATCTCTACTACTATGGGTGCTGGTGTTGCTGTTGATCAGACTAGCCTGAACACTCTAGCAAGCTAA
- the coaA gene encoding type I pantothenate kinase — protein MTPYLSFNRQQWAELRNSVPMTLSEEDLIELQGVNESLTMEEAVEIYLPLARLLNLYVAARQSRNSVLNNFLDNQESAPPFIIGIAGSVAVGKSTTARLLKALLSRWENHPKVELVTTDGFLYPKKVLNERGIMHRKGFPESYDIKRLVEFVSDMKAGKPNLEVPVYSHITYDITDNVKVVDRPDVLIIEGLNVLQSGMDYPHDPHRVFVSDFLDFSLYVDAECDVIEQWYVERFLKFRLGAFTKPGSYFSHYTELTEKAAIDKAHSIWQSINGINLTANILPTRGRAQLILKKGQDHRVEKVLLRK, from the coding sequence ATGACGCCATATCTCTCTTTTAATCGTCAGCAATGGGCCGAATTGCGAAATTCTGTCCCGATGACGCTATCCGAAGAGGATCTTATCGAGCTGCAGGGCGTCAATGAAAGCCTAACCATGGAAGAAGCCGTCGAGATCTACCTACCACTTGCACGTTTGCTCAACTTATATGTTGCCGCTAGGCAAAGCCGTAATTCTGTTCTCAACAACTTTTTGGACAATCAAGAGAGCGCACCACCTTTTATTATTGGCATCGCAGGTAGTGTTGCCGTAGGCAAAAGCACAACGGCTCGTCTTCTTAAAGCGCTACTTTCTCGCTGGGAAAACCACCCTAAGGTTGAACTAGTGACAACCGACGGTTTCCTCTATCCCAAAAAGGTATTGAACGAACGCGGAATCATGCATCGTAAAGGTTTTCCAGAATCTTATGATATCAAGCGTTTGGTTGAGTTTGTGTCGGATATGAAAGCCGGAAAACCTAATCTCGAGGTTCCCGTCTACTCACATATCACCTATGACATTACCGACAATGTTAAAGTGGTAGACCGTCCGGATGTTCTGATTATTGAAGGGCTGAATGTTCTACAAAGTGGTATGGACTATCCACACGATCCACATCGCGTGTTTGTATCAGATTTCCTCGACTTCTCCCTATATGTCGATGCAGAGTGCGATGTTATTGAACAATGGTACGTAGAACGCTTCCTGAAATTCCGCTTAGGAGCCTTCACCAAACCGGGGTCTTACTTTAGTCACTATACCGAACTAACTGAGAAAGCGGCGATCGACAAGGCACACTCAATCTGGCAGTCCATCAACGGCATCAACCTTACGGCCAATATCTTACCGACCAGAGGGCGGGCTCAGCTGATCTTGAAAAAAGGTCAAGATCATAGAGTTGAAAAAGTATTGCTCAGAAAGTAG